The following proteins come from a genomic window of Vibrio vulnificus NBRC 15645 = ATCC 27562:
- a CDS encoding TRAP transporter permease, with amino-acid sequence MSDSLQQQLQQFELPTRTDFPWVTAAITGIGVVLSLLHIWFNTLSTLPELWISATHFAGFALICLLWYPAHASLKRSRIALAVDVLIGIAALACLIYIPFAEDALYQRGVKFVASDWVVSISAILIAIEIIRRTMGWFIPVLIVICLSYVVWWGKWAGGIFHFPGLSMETLLYRSFFSSEGMFGSISRISWTFVFMFILFGAFLVKSGVGDYIINVSRAAAGKIIGGPGFIAVLGSGLMGSVSGSSVANTVSTGVISIPLMQKAGFPSRFAAGVEAAASTGGQLMPPVMGAGAFIMASYTQIPYVDIVAVSFVPALIYFLSVAFFVRIEAKRSGVQKITTSDESLGKVLLSGWHNLIPLAVLVTLLVQGFTPTYAAGLSILSVVVASWFSKDHKMGPKEIIDALAQGAKNMATTAVLLVGIGLVINVISTTGIGNTFSLMINGWSQGDLLIMLVLIALASLVLGMGLPVTAAYIVLGTLSAPALYQLIAENQLLSLMSAGQLPEQAKAIFMLAAPDKLDLLNAPMAIETAKEMLALVPVDFKETLLQQSLGIEAVGLALLAAHLIIFWLSQDSNVTPPVCLTAFAAATIAKTPPMRTGLTAWKIAKGLYLVPLLIAYTGLVSWDVTTVLVTGFFAIFGTYALIGALEGYLEGQINWLLRLALAASGALMVWHDVPLWLRVASLIIFAVIFVYSGRQYQAQQAAAVS; translated from the coding sequence CCTGCTGCATATTTGGTTCAACACCTTATCGACCTTGCCAGAGCTGTGGATCTCTGCGACTCATTTTGCCGGCTTTGCGCTGATATGTTTGCTGTGGTACCCGGCGCACGCCAGTTTGAAGCGCAGCCGTATTGCGTTAGCCGTAGATGTGCTGATTGGCATTGCAGCACTGGCGTGTTTGATTTATATCCCCTTTGCGGAAGATGCTTTATACCAGCGTGGTGTGAAATTTGTCGCCTCGGATTGGGTGGTTTCTATTAGCGCAATTTTAATCGCGATTGAGATCATTCGTCGCACCATGGGCTGGTTTATTCCTGTTTTGATCGTCATCTGTTTGAGCTACGTGGTGTGGTGGGGTAAATGGGCGGGCGGCATTTTCCATTTCCCCGGTTTGAGTATGGAAACCCTGCTCTACCGCAGTTTTTTCTCCTCTGAAGGGATGTTTGGTTCGATTTCACGCATCAGTTGGACCTTCGTATTCATGTTCATCCTCTTTGGCGCGTTTTTGGTGAAATCGGGCGTGGGGGATTACATCATCAATGTCTCGCGTGCGGCGGCGGGTAAAATCATCGGTGGCCCCGGTTTTATTGCGGTGTTGGGCTCTGGGCTGATGGGGTCGGTGTCGGGTTCTAGTGTCGCCAATACCGTTTCGACTGGCGTGATCAGTATTCCGCTGATGCAAAAAGCGGGCTTTCCATCGCGCTTTGCCGCGGGGGTAGAAGCCGCGGCGTCAACGGGTGGGCAATTGATGCCTCCGGTGATGGGCGCGGGGGCGTTCATTATGGCCTCTTACACGCAGATTCCTTATGTCGATATTGTCGCGGTGTCATTTGTCCCTGCTTTGATTTACTTTCTGTCGGTGGCGTTTTTCGTGCGCATCGAAGCCAAACGCAGCGGCGTGCAGAAAATCACCACCAGCGATGAATCATTGGGCAAGGTGCTGCTGTCTGGTTGGCACAATCTGATCCCTCTGGCGGTGCTGGTTACCTTATTGGTACAGGGCTTTACTCCAACCTACGCGGCCGGTTTGTCTATCCTTTCGGTGGTGGTGGCGTCTTGGTTCTCGAAAGACCACAAAATGGGGCCCAAAGAGATCATCGATGCACTTGCCCAAGGGGCAAAGAACATGGCGACGACTGCGGTCTTGCTGGTGGGCATTGGTTTGGTGATCAACGTGATCAGCACCACCGGGATTGGCAATACCTTCTCATTGATGATCAACGGTTGGTCGCAGGGAGATTTGTTGATCATGCTAGTGCTGATTGCATTGGCCTCACTGGTGTTGGGCATGGGCCTGCCAGTTACCGCGGCTTACATCGTGTTGGGCACGCTCTCTGCCCCTGCCTTGTATCAATTGATTGCGGAAAACCAGCTGTTGAGCCTGATGTCGGCGGGGCAATTGCCAGAACAAGCGAAAGCGATTTTTATGCTCGCAGCACCCGATAAGCTCGATTTGCTCAATGCCCCGATGGCCATCGAGACCGCGAAAGAGATGCTGGCTTTGGTGCCCGTCGACTTCAAAGAAACCTTACTTCAGCAAAGTTTGGGTATAGAAGCCGTAGGTTTGGCACTTTTAGCCGCACACTTGATTATTTTCTGGCTTTCACAAGACAGCAATGTTACCCCGCCCGTGTGCTTAACCGCGTTTGCCGCCGCCACCATCGCCAAAACACCGCCGATGCGCACCGGGCTTACCGCGTGGAAAATCGCCAAAGGGCTTTATCTCGTGCCACTGCTGATTGCCTATACCGGCTTGGTAAGTTGGGACGTGACCACGGTGCTGGTGACGGGATTCTTCGCCATTTTTGGTACCTATGCCTTGATTGGCGCACTGGAAGGCTATTTAGAAGGCCAAATCAATTGGCTGCTGCGCCTCGCGCTTGCCGCTTCTGGTGCGTTGATGGTGTGGCATGATGTGCCACTTTGGTTACGTGTGGCATCACTCATCATATTCGCCGTCATTTTCGTGTACAGTGGTCGCCAATATCAGGCGCAACAAGCGGCAGCGGTTTCTTAA
- the lhgO gene encoding L-2-hydroxyglutarate oxidase yields the protein MYDFIVVGGGIVGVSTAWQLQQRYPEKSVLLVEKESGFARHQTGHNSGVIHAGVYYAPGSLKADFCKRGVEATKAFCTKHQIPVENCGKLLVATTAAEVERMNALYERCHVNGIEVELLDAAQLKLAEPNIVGLGAIYVKSTSIVDYRLVTEKMAQELVDLGGEVRLNAKVIALEEHADEVQVTCECAGETVQLNGRFLVSCGGLMADRLTKMLGIETDFQIIPYRGEYYRLPTKHNQVVKHLIYPIPDPDLPFLGVHLTRMIDGSVTVGPNAVQGWKREGYGRLNFSIHDTWQMLRFAGFWKVTKQHFATGVKELINSWWKAGYLKLVNKYCPMIQVEDLQPYPAGIRAQAVLSDGSLVHDFLFAESPRSLHVCNAPSPAATSAMPIGEYICNKVDAKL from the coding sequence GTGTACGATTTTATTGTTGTGGGTGGCGGGATTGTTGGGGTCTCAACGGCTTGGCAATTGCAGCAGCGTTATCCAGAAAAATCGGTGTTGTTGGTCGAAAAGGAATCGGGCTTTGCTCGTCATCAAACAGGGCATAACAGTGGCGTGATTCACGCCGGGGTCTACTATGCGCCGGGCAGTCTAAAAGCGGATTTCTGTAAACGTGGCGTGGAAGCCACCAAGGCATTTTGCACCAAGCATCAGATTCCGGTTGAAAACTGTGGCAAGTTGCTGGTGGCGACGACGGCAGCAGAAGTGGAAAGGATGAATGCGCTTTATGAGCGCTGCCATGTGAATGGCATTGAGGTCGAGCTGCTTGATGCGGCGCAATTGAAACTGGCGGAGCCCAATATCGTCGGTTTAGGGGCCATTTATGTGAAGTCCACCAGTATTGTTGATTACCGTTTGGTGACGGAAAAAATGGCGCAAGAACTGGTGGATTTAGGAGGAGAGGTGCGCCTCAACGCTAAGGTGATCGCGCTTGAAGAGCATGCGGATGAAGTGCAAGTTACCTGTGAGTGTGCGGGGGAAACGGTGCAGCTTAACGGGCGCTTTTTGGTGTCCTGTGGTGGGCTGATGGCGGACCGATTGACCAAGATGCTGGGTATTGAGACTGACTTTCAGATCATCCCTTATCGCGGTGAATACTACCGTTTGCCGACTAAACACAACCAAGTGGTGAAACATCTTATTTACCCGATTCCTGATCCGGATTTACCGTTCTTGGGCGTGCATTTAACGCGCATGATCGACGGCTCAGTGACGGTTGGGCCGAATGCGGTGCAAGGTTGGAAACGTGAAGGCTATGGCCGACTCAACTTCAGCATTCACGACACTTGGCAAATGTTGCGCTTTGCTGGGTTTTGGAAGGTCACCAAACAGCACTTTGCTACCGGGGTGAAAGAGTTGATTAACTCTTGGTGGAAGGCGGGGTATCTCAAACTGGTGAACAAGTATTGTCCGATGATCCAAGTTGAAGACTTGCAGCCTTATCCTGCAGGGATTCGTGCCCAAGCGGTGCTCTCGGACGGTTCATTGGTGCATGATTTTCTCTTTGCCGAAAGTCCACGTAGCTTGCATGTGTGCAATGCGCCCTCACCTGCGGCGACATCGGCGATGCCAATTGGAGAGTACATCTGCAATAAAGTTGACGCCAAGCTTTAA
- a CDS encoding DUF3316 domain-containing protein, with translation MKKTILLATTLMLSSTAFASVETQIGETSLHTDTFANKQAAYDAGLMKAQELRAMTPTELTHELSVFSQRPVYDSLKISDIEVKVEEFAKESGKVAYRAIVDVDYQYQYRESSNS, from the coding sequence ATGAAAAAGACCATTCTGCTTGCTACCACGTTAATGCTCAGCTCAACCGCATTCGCATCCGTTGAAACTCAAATCGGCGAAACGTCTCTTCACACGGATACGTTCGCAAACAAACAAGCGGCCTATGATGCAGGTTTAATGAAAGCACAAGAGCTGCGCGCGATGACGCCAACTGAACTGACTCACGAGCTTTCCGTATTTAGCCAACGCCCTGTTTACGATTCACTGAAAATTTCAGACATTGAAGTGAAAGTAGAAGAATTTGCGAAAGAGAGCGGCAAAGTGGCTTACCGCGCGATTGTCGATGTTGACTACCAATACCAATACCGTGAAAGCAGCAATAGCTAG
- a CDS encoding HD-GYP domain-containing protein, translated as MPIENLDDCTVLIVDDSADNLAFMAQGLSSRYHVKAAKSGEMALHILEQFEIDLVLLDIVMPELSGYDVIRKIRANHKTQDIPVVFLTGKDSPEDEKLGFELGAADYIHKPVSIPLLRSRVRTHLQNKRSKDFLRDQNGYLEKEALKRSHELDRMQDAVVFALASLAETRDPETGNHILRTQHYVRLLAEQLALLPKYQTLLTPKIVDTYFKAAPLHDIGKVGIVDSILLKPGKLTAEEFEEMKSHTTLGLLALEKAEKLSGAQNELISAAKEIAYGHHEKWDGSGYPNGYAGERIPLSARLMAIADVYDALRCKRVYKDPMSHEATRSIILEGNGTHFDPEVIDAFLAQEDMFIKIASEFADE; from the coding sequence ATGCCTATTGAAAATCTGGATGATTGCACCGTTTTGATTGTCGACGACTCCGCAGACAATCTGGCGTTTATGGCTCAAGGACTCTCCAGTCGCTACCACGTGAAAGCGGCCAAATCTGGGGAGATGGCGTTGCATATCTTAGAGCAGTTTGAGATTGATTTAGTGCTGCTCGATATCGTGATGCCCGAGCTGTCGGGTTATGACGTGATCAGAAAAATTCGAGCCAATCACAAAACTCAAGACATTCCTGTGGTCTTTTTGACGGGTAAAGATTCGCCCGAAGATGAAAAACTTGGTTTCGAGCTCGGTGCGGCTGACTATATTCACAAACCCGTTAGTATTCCTCTGCTGCGGTCGCGAGTGAGAACCCATCTGCAAAATAAACGCTCGAAAGATTTTCTGCGCGATCAAAATGGCTACCTAGAGAAAGAGGCTCTCAAACGTTCACACGAGCTTGACCGCATGCAAGATGCGGTGGTGTTTGCCTTAGCCAGTTTGGCGGAAACGCGCGATCCGGAAACGGGCAACCATATTTTGCGTACTCAGCATTATGTGCGTTTACTGGCGGAACAGTTGGCGTTGCTTCCCAAATACCAAACCCTTCTCACCCCAAAAATAGTGGATACCTACTTTAAAGCCGCACCGCTGCATGACATTGGCAAGGTGGGCATTGTCGATTCCATTCTACTCAAACCTGGCAAGCTCACCGCAGAAGAATTTGAAGAGATGAAATCTCACACCACGTTGGGATTATTGGCTCTAGAGAAAGCGGAGAAACTCTCCGGCGCGCAAAATGAACTCATCTCTGCGGCAAAAGAGATTGCTTATGGTCATCATGAAAAATGGGACGGTTCTGGTTACCCCAATGGCTATGCGGGAGAAAGAATACCACTCAGTGCACGACTAATGGCGATTGCCGATGTGTATGACGCGCTGCGCTGCAAACGCGTGTATAAAGACCCGATGAGCCATGAAGCCACACGCTCAATCATTCTCGAAGGCAACGGGACACATTTTGACCCCGAGGTGATCGATGCCTTTCTTGCTCAAGAAGATATGTTCATCAAAATCGCCAGCGAATTCGCGGATGAATGA
- a CDS encoding response regulator: protein MRSIRTLFMLLFLAMGICSIAMLSVTQKVADLRTQSRDYQQDLHRFYRLSQELKQSSDHLTKFARAYVVTGDDDWEALFNKVLDIRDGKLPLPVGNEYEYWDLAASSAEYVPPFTSETGIPLLQRLRDSGISATEFLELKSALMLSDNLVNIEREAFLAVKGFKLEPDGKELYTGKPDLPYAQSLLYGKVYFEEKAKIMKAIGSAHQAIVHRIEGNIEQTDTQELQYQYVYRVLVAILLASIVVSFTLLWRLYISPLSKLLRTVVNQVKAQDYAFTITQTAYAELQKFIDSLNVVFHHISEQLSQNTLVKDFNIVLRTSQSTQSLCHEVTQFLLHQFPVQQVSIAIYRDDKLIRIAGAGYDDTISREISDQSSTQLSVLLSDKAYSMKSLQGKYTTHVNGGVLELNEIYYFPLCVNKQPVALLEIGTIDTLTPLQYQWLSQMLDDLSVSIQLSQNVELQRKAEQKVLEQSQLNQEILNATPNPMYCLSAQGKYLTVNAKFSELTGLAMHEIVGRTPIEVFSQQEASHHFTKVHQELSQEQCSKNYELSLLDSQGGCRDMLVCEASFNNSQGRVSGIVGILLDLTERKQMESELRDAKDTADAMSRAKGDFLANMSHEIRTPMNAILGMAHLALNTELDPSQRKYLTRINESAKNLLGIINDILDFSKIEAGKLSVESIDFSLDEVFENLTNVISFKAQEKGIEFLLDIDPRVPVGLVGDPLRLGQVLVNLCGNAVKFTEKGEILVSVMPESQSSDDVTLRFSVKDTGIGIDKEKIADLFNAFSQADTSITREFGGTGLGLSISKQLVELMGGQLSVSSAVGMGSTFTFTIHCGLQEAKMRDIAKPISGLAGKRALIVDDNDSARNILMTLLSAMQFDAKAVSNGFEALDELRQSTFDMVFVDWNMPGMNGLELLQTAHQERLLAETKNFLVTAYGREISMDENSSKLVDSLIVKPVNPSNLLDAIMDSYGIEHVTRSSTTTTFEKPVFDGQTLLLVEDNEVNQEVAIGLLNGTNLNIITADNGKLAIEALEHHPIDLVLMDMQMPVMDGITATKAIRERAEWATLPIVAMTANAMQSDVERCHDAGMNDHVAKPINVHNLYQVLSQYLSASNVANAASHTSSSCSTSGSQSNPDRPASTDEDDLPTLSGINIKEAIFNTGGNKESYLSILSRFLEMQLEELPMFKEVVEKEDWDMAARMAHTLKGAAANLGVTPLAQLAVKMEKSIDHRSKTVIGELELAGVALDKLHAQLSEWQKRHVNVSEQECGEAAELYKRLVELVEQYDVAAVDVIKQAKDCDVWTDEQKQLLINAIESFEFEQAKEMLTAFPKPE from the coding sequence ATGCGCTCAATTAGAACTTTATTTATGCTGCTGTTTTTGGCGATGGGGATCTGTTCTATTGCCATGTTGTCTGTCACGCAAAAGGTGGCGGATCTTCGAACCCAAAGTCGGGATTATCAGCAAGACCTTCATCGGTTTTACCGTCTTTCTCAAGAGCTCAAGCAAAGCTCAGATCATTTGACTAAGTTTGCACGAGCTTATGTGGTGACCGGAGATGATGACTGGGAAGCGCTGTTCAACAAGGTGTTGGATATTCGTGACGGCAAATTGCCTTTGCCAGTGGGAAATGAATACGAGTATTGGGACCTCGCTGCCAGCTCTGCCGAATATGTTCCACCGTTTACCAGTGAGACAGGCATTCCGCTACTGCAAAGATTACGTGATTCTGGCATCAGCGCCACCGAGTTTTTAGAGCTGAAAAGCGCCTTAATGCTGTCGGATAACTTGGTCAATATTGAGCGTGAAGCGTTTTTAGCGGTAAAGGGATTTAAGTTAGAGCCCGATGGTAAAGAGCTTTATACGGGCAAACCGGATCTGCCTTATGCGCAATCATTGCTGTACGGCAAAGTCTACTTTGAAGAAAAAGCCAAGATCATGAAAGCGATCGGCTCAGCGCATCAAGCGATCGTTCACCGTATTGAAGGTAACATAGAACAAACCGACACTCAGGAGCTGCAATATCAGTATGTGTATCGAGTGTTGGTGGCCATTTTACTCGCATCGATCGTTGTTTCGTTCACGCTGTTGTGGCGTTTGTACATCAGCCCATTGAGTAAGCTACTGCGTACGGTGGTGAATCAAGTGAAAGCGCAAGATTACGCCTTTACGATTACGCAAACCGCGTATGCCGAGCTGCAAAAATTCATCGACAGTTTGAATGTGGTCTTCCACCATATTTCCGAGCAGCTGAGCCAAAACACTTTAGTGAAAGATTTCAACATCGTGTTGCGAACCAGCCAATCGACGCAGTCTTTGTGCCATGAAGTCACCCAGTTTCTGCTTCATCAATTTCCTGTGCAGCAAGTCAGTATTGCGATCTACCGCGATGACAAACTGATTCGTATCGCCGGGGCGGGTTACGACGACACCATCAGCCGTGAGATCAGCGATCAGAGCTCAACGCAGCTGAGCGTGTTGCTGTCCGATAAAGCCTATAGCATGAAATCATTGCAGGGAAAATACACCACGCACGTCAATGGCGGCGTGCTGGAACTGAATGAAATTTACTATTTCCCGTTGTGTGTGAACAAACAGCCGGTGGCGCTATTGGAAATTGGTACGATCGATACGCTTACTCCGTTACAGTATCAATGGTTATCACAGATGCTGGATGATCTTTCTGTGAGTATTCAGCTGAGCCAAAATGTGGAGCTGCAAAGAAAAGCGGAGCAGAAAGTACTGGAACAGTCACAGCTCAATCAAGAAATCCTCAACGCGACCCCCAATCCGATGTACTGCCTCTCAGCGCAAGGCAAGTATTTAACCGTCAATGCCAAATTCAGTGAGTTGACGGGCTTGGCGATGCACGAAATTGTCGGACGCACCCCGATAGAAGTGTTCAGTCAGCAAGAGGCCTCGCATCATTTTACCAAAGTACATCAAGAGCTTAGCCAAGAGCAGTGCAGTAAAAACTATGAGCTGTCGCTGCTTGATAGCCAAGGTGGATGCCGCGATATGTTGGTTTGCGAAGCGTCGTTCAATAATAGCCAAGGTCGTGTTTCTGGGATCGTCGGGATCTTGTTGGATCTCACCGAGCGCAAGCAGATGGAATCAGAACTGCGAGATGCGAAAGACACCGCAGATGCGATGAGCCGAGCGAAAGGGGATTTCCTCGCCAATATGAGTCATGAAATCCGCACCCCGATGAACGCCATCTTAGGCATGGCGCACCTTGCGCTCAATACTGAATTAGACCCTTCCCAACGCAAGTACCTCACACGCATTAATGAGTCCGCGAAGAACTTACTGGGCATCATCAATGACATTCTTGATTTCTCCAAAATTGAGGCGGGCAAACTGAGTGTCGAGTCGATTGATTTCAGCTTGGATGAAGTGTTTGAAAACTTGACCAACGTCATTTCGTTTAAAGCACAGGAAAAAGGCATTGAGTTCTTGTTGGATATCGACCCAAGAGTGCCTGTCGGCTTGGTGGGTGATCCACTTCGTCTTGGCCAAGTGTTGGTGAATTTGTGTGGAAATGCGGTGAAATTTACCGAAAAAGGCGAGATCTTGGTGTCGGTAATGCCGGAGTCGCAATCCAGTGATGATGTGACGCTTCGCTTCTCGGTGAAAGACACTGGCATCGGTATCGATAAAGAGAAAATAGCCGATCTCTTTAACGCTTTCTCACAAGCGGACACCAGCATTACTCGCGAGTTTGGTGGCACAGGGTTAGGGCTCAGCATCAGCAAGCAGTTGGTGGAACTGATGGGCGGGCAGTTGTCGGTCAGCAGCGCAGTCGGTATGGGTTCGACGTTTACCTTTACGATTCACTGCGGTTTGCAAGAAGCGAAAATGCGTGACATTGCTAAACCAATTAGTGGCTTGGCAGGCAAACGTGCCTTGATTGTCGATGATAACGATTCCGCACGAAACATTTTAATGACGCTACTGAGCGCGATGCAATTTGATGCCAAAGCGGTGAGCAATGGCTTCGAAGCCTTAGATGAGCTCCGTCAAAGCACCTTTGATATGGTGTTTGTTGACTGGAACATGCCGGGCATGAACGGGTTAGAGCTGTTGCAAACGGCCCATCAAGAGCGATTACTCGCAGAAACGAAAAACTTCTTGGTGACCGCCTATGGACGCGAAATTTCCATGGATGAAAACAGCAGTAAGCTGGTGGATTCTTTAATCGTCAAACCGGTGAATCCGTCCAATTTGCTAGATGCCATTATGGACAGCTATGGCATTGAACATGTGACACGAAGCAGCACGACCACGACGTTTGAGAAACCGGTGTTTGATGGACAAACCTTGTTGCTGGTGGAAGACAATGAAGTGAACCAAGAAGTGGCGATTGGTCTTCTTAATGGTACAAATCTCAACATTATCACCGCAGATAACGGCAAGTTAGCCATAGAAGCACTCGAGCATCATCCGATTGATCTTGTTTTGATGGACATGCAAATGCCGGTGATGGATGGCATTACCGCCACCAAAGCGATCCGTGAGCGAGCTGAGTGGGCGACATTGCCGATTGTCGCCATGACGGCCAACGCGATGCAAAGCGATGTAGAGCGCTGCCATGACGCGGGCATGAATGACCATGTCGCAAAACCCATCAATGTGCATAATCTTTACCAAGTGCTTTCTCAGTACTTGTCAGCAAGCAATGTCGCTAATGCAGCGAGTCACACCTCGTCATCATGTTCGACCTCGGGTTCACAGAGCAACCCAGATCGGCCAGCCTCTACCGACGAAGACGATTTACCCACCTTATCCGGTATTAATATAAAAGAAGCGATTTTTAACACTGGCGGGAATAAGGAAAGTTATTTGTCGATTTTAAGTCGTTTTTTAGAGATGCAATTGGAAGAGTTGCCTATGTTTAAAGAGGTAGTGGAAAAAGAAGATTGGGATATGGCGGCGCGTATGGCTCATACCCTCAAAGGCGCTGCAGCCAATCTTGGCGTCACTCCCCTTGCTCAGCTGGCAGTAAAAATGGAAAAGAGCATCGATCATCGCAGTAAAACCGTGATTGGCGAGTTGGAATTAGCAGGCGTCGCGCTCGATAAACTGCACGCACAATTATCGGAATGGCAAAAGCGGCATGTCAATGTGAGTGAGCAAGAATGTGGAGAAGCGGCAGAGCTCTACAAACGGCTGGTCGAACTCGTCGAGCAATACGATGTAGCGGCGGTGGATGTAATTAAGCAAGCCAAAGATTGCGATGTGTGGACGGATGAGCAAAAGCAGCTGCTTATCAATGCCATTGAAAGTTTTGAGTTTGAGCAGGCTAAAGAGATGCTGACGGCATTTCCAAAGCCTGAATAA
- a CDS encoding methyl-accepting chemotaxis protein encodes MNINSTMKLVFGVIGLGIVISVVTVLQLNGLLQTVNQMSQVRYQSYQAADELRQSSDDLTRLGRTYVLTGDETYEKMYMDILAIRNGDKPRPQNYHTIYWDLVLNYGQKPKADGARISLQKMMENLGFTQSEFQLLKQAQQNSDALVNMEVKAMNAVKGLYPDSSGNYTRRAEPDMAMAAKLLHSKEYHQEKAKIMAPIDEFFKELEARTSRQFEAAAHDVRTTVMIGNVSLIVVFVIAIIGYVLVNRKVVKPIDQMANILKEVDVNSDLTLRVDDKSNNELGVIGTTINKVLISYAKTINKINQVNDTISNISEAIQSITHKNISMAGQQNQEMEMAATAMEEMTAALSNVAQSTNMAEQYAGSAEKEASTSKSVFDKTTREFSVLEGEFTNTSQIIQQLAEESNNVGNVLDVIKAIAEQTNLLALNAAIEAARAGEQGRGFAVVADEVRSLAQRTQDSTGEIESIIMTLQEKAKQSTSTIQSSADKMQSTRSNMGVANEALGTIQGSAVEIHKLNTSIAAATEEQLAVSDEISSNLANIKNLSSEMNEAINQLGPIVVDLQRNVDDLNGVIKHIRT; translated from the coding sequence ATGAATATCAATAGCACGATGAAACTGGTGTTTGGGGTTATTGGCCTTGGCATCGTAATCAGTGTGGTAACGGTGTTGCAGCTTAACGGATTACTGCAAACAGTAAATCAGATGTCGCAGGTCCGTTATCAATCTTACCAAGCTGCGGATGAGCTACGCCAAAGCTCTGATGACCTAACACGTTTAGGACGTACCTATGTGCTGACAGGTGATGAAACCTACGAAAAAATGTACATGGACATCCTTGCCATTCGAAATGGTGACAAACCGAGACCACAAAACTATCACACCATCTACTGGGATTTGGTGTTGAACTATGGGCAAAAACCCAAAGCCGATGGTGCAAGAATCTCATTGCAGAAAATGATGGAAAATCTGGGCTTCACCCAATCTGAGTTTCAACTTCTTAAACAAGCCCAACAAAATTCCGATGCTTTGGTGAACATGGAAGTCAAAGCGATGAATGCGGTGAAAGGGCTCTATCCGGATAGTTCTGGCAACTACACTCGTCGAGCAGAGCCAGATATGGCAATGGCGGCGAAACTCTTACACAGTAAAGAATATCACCAAGAAAAAGCCAAAATCATGGCGCCGATTGATGAGTTTTTTAAAGAGCTGGAAGCGCGAACTAGCCGTCAATTTGAAGCGGCGGCGCATGATGTAAGAACCACGGTGATGATTGGTAATGTGTCCCTCATTGTGGTGTTTGTGATTGCGATCATCGGTTATGTGTTGGTTAACCGCAAAGTGGTAAAACCCATCGACCAAATGGCCAATATTTTGAAAGAGGTCGACGTCAATTCGGATCTGACCTTGCGTGTCGATGACAAGAGCAATAATGAACTTGGCGTTATCGGCACCACCATTAACAAAGTGCTGATCAGCTATGCGAAAACCATCAATAAGATCAATCAGGTGAACGACACCATTTCCAACATTTCGGAAGCGATTCAAAGCATTACGCATAAAAACATCTCTATGGCGGGTCAGCAGAACCAAGAGATGGAGATGGCGGCAACCGCGATGGAAGAGATGACAGCGGCACTTTCGAATGTGGCACAAAGCACCAACATGGCTGAGCAGTATGCGGGCAGTGCAGAGAAAGAGGCTTCCACGAGTAAATCGGTCTTTGATAAAACCACGCGAGAATTCTCGGTGCTTGAAGGGGAGTTCACCAACACCTCGCAGATCATCCAGCAATTGGCGGAAGAGTCCAATAACGTGGGTAACGTGTTGGATGTGATCAAAGCGATTGCCGAACAAACCAACTTACTGGCACTGAATGCGGCGATAGAAGCGGCGCGGGCAGGGGAACAAGGCCGTGGTTTTGCCGTGGTGGCAGACGAAGTGCGTTCGTTGGCACAACGTACCCAAGATTCCACCGGTGAGATTGAAAGCATCATTATGACATTGCAAGAGAAAGCGAAACAGTCAACGTCGACCATTCAAAGCAGTGCCGATAAGATGCAGTCAACGCGATCCAATATGGGGGTTGCTAACGAGGCCTTAGGTACCATTCAAGGTTCTGCGGTTGAAATTCATAAACTGAACACTTCAATTGCGGCAGCAACCGAAGAGCAATTGGCGGTCAGTGATGAAATCTCCAGTAACTTGGCCAATATCAAAAATCTCTCGTCAGAAATGAATGAGGCGATCAATCAACTTGGTCCGATTGTCGTCGACCTGCAACGTAATGTTGACGATCTCAACGGTGTTATTAAACATATTCGTACCTAA
- a CDS encoding cupin domain-containing protein: MKESLMIQNLFDNLPSSLAQEQFDDLLKLDNVRIERIVSHGHHSPETGWYDQEEHEWVVILQGEGEIEFEAGNIVHLTKGEHLFIPAHQKHKVRWTTPSEQTIWLAVFFS, translated from the coding sequence ATGAAGGAGTCACTGATGATACAAAACCTCTTCGACAACTTACCGAGCTCGTTAGCCCAAGAACAATTTGATGACTTACTCAAGCTGGATAATGTACGTATTGAACGCATTGTGTCCCACGGACATCATTCCCCAGAAACCGGCTGGTATGATCAAGAGGAACATGAGTGGGTCGTGATTTTACAAGGTGAAGGGGAGATTGAATTCGAAGCAGGGAATATCGTGCACTTAACCAAAGGGGAGCATCTTTTTATTCCGGCCCATCAAAAACACAAAGTTCGCTGGACAACGCCCAGCGAACAAACCATTTGGTTGGCGGTGTTTTTTTCATAA